In Desulfurellaceae bacterium, the following proteins share a genomic window:
- a CDS encoding SDR family oxidoreductase gives MGKLDGKVAVVTGSGRGIGRGIVTLMAKEGAKVVVNDLGASVDGEGQDTGPAQQVVDEISAAGGQAVANTSNIATVEGGEALIQTAVDSFGKLDILVNCAGILRDRMIFNMSEEEWDAVVAVHLKGHFCTIRPASALMRQQKGGRIINFSSGSALGAPGQPNYAAAKAGILGLTYSCANALKKYGVTCNAILPGAATRMTDTIPANFAQQMGLTESSDAAQEQASPMDPANVAPIVVFLASDDAQEVTGQAFGASGYRISVYTHLEPEKTIYSPGPWDLDHLFKVFKGTLGSHLNPPRML, from the coding sequence ATGGGCAAACTTGACGGAAAAGTTGCAGTCGTGACCGGCTCGGGCCGCGGCATCGGACGCGGAATTGTCACCCTCATGGCCAAAGAAGGGGCCAAGGTCGTGGTCAACGATCTCGGCGCCAGCGTGGACGGTGAGGGGCAGGACACCGGTCCGGCCCAGCAGGTGGTGGATGAGATCAGCGCGGCTGGCGGTCAGGCCGTGGCCAACACCAGCAATATCGCCACCGTCGAGGGCGGCGAGGCGCTGATCCAGACTGCGGTCGATAGCTTCGGCAAACTGGATATTCTGGTCAACTGCGCCGGGATTCTGCGCGACCGCATGATCTTCAATATGAGCGAAGAAGAGTGGGACGCGGTGGTCGCGGTCCATCTGAAGGGCCACTTTTGCACCATTCGTCCGGCTTCGGCGCTGATGCGCCAGCAAAAGGGCGGCCGTATCATCAATTTTTCGTCCGGCTCGGCCCTCGGCGCACCCGGCCAGCCCAACTATGCGGCCGCCAAGGCGGGCATCCTGGGTTTGACCTACAGCTGCGCCAACGCCCTCAAGAAATACGGCGTGACCTGCAACGCCATCCTGCCCGGTGCGGCGACCCGTATGACCGACACCATCCCGGCCAATTTTGCCCAGCAGATGGGCTTGACCGAGAGCAGTGATGCCGCCCAGGAACAAGCCAGCCCCATGGACCCGGCCAATGTCGCCCCGATTGTGGTTTTCCTGGCCAGCGACGACGCCCAGGAGGTGACGGGTCAGGCGTTTGGCGCCAGCGGTTACCGGATCTCCGTCTATACCCATCTTGAGCCGGAAAAGACGATTTACAGCCCGGGTCCGTGGGATCTCGACCACCTGTTCAAGGTGTTCAAGGGCACCCTCGGCTCCCATCTGAATCCGCCGCGTATGCTGTAG
- a CDS encoding acyl-CoA dehydrogenase family protein yields the protein MDFNFTPEEEAFRQEVQTWLQANLPEGYDPQHFDDIDVDARFEYQRAWQKTASKDGWVGIHWPKEYGGRGASLMQMFIYNQEMAKAHAPRFANTLGLMMAGPTLIHWGTDEQKKDHLPKILSGDEIWCEGLSEPGAGSDLASMQTRAVEQGDYFVVNGQKVWTSFAHRADYIQLFVRTNPDAPKHKGISCLLVDMKTPGLSLRPLVQMTGDAEFNEVFFEDVRVPRTNLIGPKDEGWKVLVTTLMHERAGIGNELPVHRHLAELIDLAKELDLGGKPASQDPAVRQQLAQFSIECKAITYNMFRSLSKRIQGNPPGPEGSVNKLAGSELNMRLAMFATELLGPYAQLVQGSDHALRSGRWPKAALAYRLLTIAGGTSEIQRGILGDRVLGLPKG from the coding sequence ATGGATTTCAACTTTACCCCCGAAGAGGAAGCCTTTCGTCAGGAGGTCCAGACCTGGCTGCAGGCCAATTTGCCCGAGGGTTACGACCCCCAGCACTTCGACGATATTGATGTCGACGCCCGCTTCGAGTATCAACGCGCCTGGCAAAAGACCGCCTCCAAGGACGGCTGGGTCGGCATCCACTGGCCCAAGGAGTACGGCGGCCGCGGGGCGAGTCTGATGCAGATGTTCATCTACAACCAGGAAATGGCCAAGGCTCACGCGCCGCGTTTTGCCAATACCCTGGGCCTGATGATGGCCGGCCCGACACTGATCCACTGGGGCACGGACGAGCAGAAAAAAGACCATCTGCCCAAGATTCTGTCTGGGGACGAAATCTGGTGTGAGGGGCTGTCGGAACCGGGCGCCGGCTCCGACCTGGCCTCGATGCAGACCCGGGCCGTTGAACAGGGCGACTATTTTGTGGTCAACGGCCAGAAAGTCTGGACCAGCTTCGCCCACCGCGCCGACTATATCCAACTGTTTGTACGCACCAATCCGGACGCCCCCAAGCACAAGGGCATCAGCTGTCTGCTGGTCGATATGAAGACGCCCGGCCTCAGCCTGCGGCCGCTGGTGCAGATGACCGGAGACGCCGAGTTCAACGAGGTCTTTTTTGAAGATGTGCGCGTACCCCGCACAAATCTGATCGGTCCCAAGGACGAAGGCTGGAAGGTCCTGGTCACCACCCTGATGCACGAGCGGGCCGGGATTGGCAACGAGCTGCCCGTCCACCGCCATCTGGCCGAACTCATCGACCTGGCCAAAGAACTTGACCTGGGCGGCAAACCGGCCAGCCAGGACCCTGCGGTTCGCCAACAGCTGGCCCAGTTCTCGATTGAGTGCAAGGCCATCACCTACAATATGTTCCGCAGCCTCAGCAAGCGTATTCAGGGCAATCCGCCCGGCCCCGAAGGCTCGGTCAACAAACTGGCCGGCTCGGAGCTGAACATGCGGCTGGCCATGTTTGCCACCGAACTGCTCGGTCCCTACGCCCAGCTCGTTCAGGGCTCGGACCACGCGCTCAGAAGCGGGCGCTGGCCCAAGGCCGCCCTGGCCTACCGTTTGCTGACCATAGCCGGCGGGACCTCAGAGATTCAGCGTGGCATCCTGGGCGACCGGGTCCTGGGATTACCAAAAGGATGA
- a CDS encoding LLM class flavin-dependent oxidoreductase gives MAINGKRYWGILPPQTAVQILDAAKSAEELGLDGLWGIQLPGPPFLPLATAAGGTQRLKLGTGVTLAFTRSPFETALSALDLDLISGGRTVLGIGPSVRRFNENWHGVAYDPPLARLREVITLIRLIIEQGHLGKLGKWQGAYYTVDFSDLNILRPPVRPSIPIYLSALFTGAVRLAGELGDGLAGHPIWSAEWIRDRVEPNLEAGLATANKNRRDFDLNIWAYVAIHPDRRQAIADARGTVAFYSSIAQYEKYFAAHGFGEAARRAAAAAQAQDPKAMITAIPDAMVETFAVVGTPDEVRAQINARWEVADSLTLMEPSFFLKAEQVRAYQHALVETLYR, from the coding sequence ATGGCGATCAACGGCAAGCGGTATTGGGGTATTCTGCCGCCACAAACGGCGGTCCAGATTCTTGACGCGGCCAAAAGTGCCGAAGAGCTGGGGCTGGACGGGCTGTGGGGCATTCAGCTGCCCGGCCCGCCGTTTTTGCCCCTGGCCACCGCCGCGGGCGGAACCCAGCGGCTGAAACTCGGCACCGGGGTGACGCTGGCCTTTACCCGGAGTCCGTTTGAAACGGCGTTGTCGGCCCTGGACCTCGACCTGATCAGCGGCGGCCGGACGGTCCTGGGCATCGGTCCCAGCGTGCGCCGCTTTAACGAGAACTGGCACGGCGTGGCCTACGACCCGCCCCTGGCGCGTCTGCGCGAGGTCATTACCCTCATCCGTCTGATCATTGAACAGGGCCATCTGGGCAAGCTCGGCAAATGGCAGGGCGCGTACTACACGGTCGATTTCAGCGACCTGAATATCCTGCGCCCGCCGGTCCGGCCCAGTATTCCGATCTACCTGTCGGCCCTGTTCACCGGTGCGGTGCGGCTGGCCGGCGAACTCGGCGACGGGCTGGCCGGCCACCCGATCTGGTCGGCGGAGTGGATTCGAGACCGGGTGGAGCCGAATCTCGAGGCGGGGCTGGCCACGGCCAACAAAAACCGCCGCGATTTCGATCTGAACATCTGGGCCTATGTGGCGATTCATCCTGACCGACGCCAGGCGATTGCCGATGCGCGGGGCACGGTCGCCTTTTATTCGTCCATCGCCCAGTATGAGAAGTATTTTGCCGCCCACGGGTTTGGCGAGGCCGCCCGTCGGGCTGCGGCGGCCGCTCAGGCCCAGGATCCCAAGGCCATGATTACGGCCATTCCGGACGCCATGGTCGAAACCTTTGCGGTGGTCGGAACGCCGGACGAGGTGCGTGCTCAGATCAACGCGCGCTGGGAAGTGGCAGATTCACTGACCCTGATGGAGCCCTCGTTTTTCCTCAAGGCCGAGCAAGTACGCGCCTATCAGCACGCCCTGGTCGAGACGCTGTACCGTTGA
- a CDS encoding phosphotransferase: MDTSVPDGLRAAVERTWGAEIAAVEPLAGDASSRSYLRLRLRDGGPPSVVVMVLADSALPLSSEELAVFSEPLTELPYVNVDRFLRPLGMRIPDLYYDGQKEGFLLLEDIGDTPLREAAQAGSAADTEALYRQAIDQLLLLQISGTRKRDSTCIAFQQRFDRRLFAWEFEHFVEWGLEKRTGRPLPEADAKVLRPLFEDIAGRLDRAPAFLNHRDYHSWNLFVHDREIRVIDFQDALLGPATYDLATLLNDRDTPAVIAPDLEHRLVEYYYDAWHQAGGDPLSHDTVWHEYNLCLLQKACKVVGRFYYLELEKHKTGYSRYIPPTLATIRRVLERLPEYRPLQDIVARHFPQAER, from the coding sequence ATGGATACCAGCGTGCCGGATGGGCTGAGGGCGGCGGTTGAGCGAACCTGGGGGGCTGAGATTGCGGCGGTCGAGCCCTTGGCCGGTGACGCCTCAAGCCGCAGCTACCTGCGTCTGCGTTTGCGCGACGGCGGGCCGCCGAGTGTGGTGGTGATGGTGCTGGCCGATAGCGCCCTGCCCCTGTCGTCGGAAGAACTGGCGGTGTTTTCCGAGCCGCTGACCGAGCTGCCGTATGTGAATGTTGACCGCTTTCTGCGACCGCTCGGCATGCGTATTCCAGACCTGTATTACGACGGCCAAAAAGAGGGCTTTCTGCTGCTCGAAGATATCGGCGATACGCCGCTCCGCGAGGCCGCCCAGGCCGGTTCGGCAGCCGATACGGAAGCCCTGTACCGCCAGGCCATTGACCAGCTGCTGTTGCTCCAGATTAGCGGCACCCGTAAACGCGACAGCACCTGCATCGCCTTTCAGCAGCGCTTTGATCGGCGGCTGTTCGCCTGGGAGTTTGAGCATTTTGTCGAGTGGGGGCTTGAAAAGCGAACCGGCAGGCCGCTGCCCGAGGCTGATGCCAAGGTGCTGCGGCCCCTGTTTGAGGACATTGCCGGGCGGCTTGATCGTGCGCCGGCGTTTCTCAACCACCGCGACTATCACAGCTGGAACCTGTTTGTGCACGACCGCGAGATTCGGGTCATTGACTTCCAGGATGCGCTGCTGGGTCCCGCCACTTATGACTTGGCGACCCTGCTGAACGACCGCGATACGCCGGCAGTGATCGCCCCGGATCTGGAGCACCGGCTGGTCGAGTATTACTATGACGCCTGGCACCAGGCCGGTGGAGATCCGCTGTCACACGACACGGTGTGGCACGAGTACAACCTGTGCCTGTTGCAGAAAGCGTGTAAAGTGGTCGGCCGGTTTTATTATCTGGAGCTGGAAAAGCACAAGACCGGCTACAGCCGCTATATTCCGCCGACCCTGGCAACCATCCGCCGGGTGCTCGAACGCCTGCCCGAGTATCGTCCCTTGCAGGATATTGTGGCCCGACATTTTCCCCAAGCTGAACGATGA
- a CDS encoding NDP-sugar synthase, with protein MLAMRAMILAAGLGTRLRPLTNTTPKALAPVADRPLIEYALRFVRAQGIHEVVINLHYLGDQIRARLGDGRDYGVRITYSVEERLLETGGGVKQAQALLDGGTFLVVNSDAILDLDLAAVLDAHRRNRAVATLVLRPDPDAASYGLLEIDQSGRLRRLRGQPAGVDEPLSAYMFTGCQILEPRVFDFMPTPTPFSLTRQTYVEMLRAGEPLYGFVHTGPWMVVDDAEGMARATQAIRSGRLRLSYL; from the coding sequence TTGCTCGCCATGCGTGCCATGATTCTGGCCGCCGGGCTGGGGACCCGCCTGCGGCCGCTCACCAACACGACGCCCAAGGCGCTGGCCCCGGTGGCGGACCGCCCGCTGATCGAGTACGCCCTGCGTTTTGTGCGCGCGCAGGGCATCCACGAGGTGGTGATCAACCTCCATTACCTGGGCGATCAGATTCGGGCCAGGCTGGGGGACGGGCGAGACTACGGCGTGCGGATTACCTATTCTGTTGAGGAGCGGCTGCTGGAGACCGGGGGCGGGGTGAAGCAGGCTCAGGCGTTGCTGGACGGCGGAACGTTTCTGGTCGTCAACTCTGACGCCATTCTCGATCTCGATCTGGCTGCGGTGCTCGACGCCCACCGACGTAACCGGGCCGTGGCTACCCTGGTCCTACGGCCCGATCCCGACGCGGCCAGCTACGGTCTGTTGGAGATTGACCAGAGCGGCCGCCTGCGCCGTTTACGCGGCCAGCCGGCCGGGGTGGATGAGCCGCTGTCGGCCTATATGTTCACCGGCTGTCAGATTCTTGAACCCAGGGTTTTTGATTTCATGCCCACGCCGACGCCGTTCAGCCTCACCCGTCAGACCTATGTCGAGATGCTCCGGGCCGGGGAGCCGCTGTACGGCTTTGTCCATACCGGGCCGTGGATGGTGGTGGACGATGCCGAGGGCATGGCCCGGGCAACGCAGGCCATCCGCTCAGGACGGCTACGTCTGTCCTATCTCTGA
- a CDS encoding gamma-glutamyl-gamma-aminobutyrate hydrolase family protein (Members of this family of hydrolases with an active site Cys residue belong to MEROPS family C26.): MKPLLILKTGDLPRRVTEQLGRYERAFLNLLGDERCVVLDARKDTLAETDWAGIIATGSPASTYDGDAWIARSEGFLRRAADREVPIYGVCFGHQLVAQAFGGRVEKCPRGWELGTVGLSLTAEGRADRLFADLADSFLAHMSHGDVVTSLPPGAVSLADNEHWPYQAFRLGERIWGTQFHPEFTPTILHNLIHSLSAALPPEAFPAKPAALALREWLLTSVREAPAAQRCLENFARIGLGQHRSEIGQT, from the coding sequence ATGAAGCCCCTGCTCATCCTCAAGACTGGCGACCTGCCCCGGCGGGTGACCGAACAGCTGGGCCGCTATGAACGGGCCTTTCTGAACCTGCTGGGTGACGAGCGGTGCGTGGTGCTCGACGCCCGTAAGGACACGCTGGCCGAGACCGACTGGGCCGGTATTATCGCCACCGGCTCGCCGGCCTCGACCTACGACGGCGATGCCTGGATCGCCCGCAGCGAGGGCTTTCTGAGACGGGCCGCAGACCGCGAGGTGCCGATCTACGGTGTGTGTTTTGGCCATCAGCTTGTGGCTCAAGCCTTTGGCGGCAGGGTCGAGAAATGTCCCCGGGGCTGGGAGCTGGGCACGGTCGGCCTCAGCCTGACTGCCGAGGGACGGGCCGACCGCCTGTTTGCAGACCTGGCGGACTCTTTTCTGGCCCACATGAGCCACGGCGACGTGGTCACCAGCCTGCCCCCGGGCGCGGTCAGCCTGGCCGACAATGAACACTGGCCGTACCAGGCGTTTCGGCTCGGCGAGCGTATCTGGGGCACCCAGTTTCACCCCGAGTTCACCCCGACGATTCTCCACAACCTGATTCATTCCCTGAGCGCCGCCCTGCCACCCGAGGCGTTTCCCGCCAAGCCGGCCGCCCTGGCCCTGCGCGAGTGGCTGCTGACGAGCGTCCGGGAAGCTCCGGCGGCCCAGCGCTGTCTGGAGAACTTTGCCCGCATCGGCCTGGGCCAACACAGATCAGAGATAGGACAGACGTAG